Proteins from a single region of Undibacterium sp. KW1:
- a CDS encoding polysaccharide deacetylase family protein produces MKLSAYLSSATASVFFIACISLAADASAQTVAITIDDGPNLEQTPRLSPEQRNLAMLKALSRHGVTAALFVTANYAATQPAGYALAKAWGDAGHAVGNHSMSHPDLHSDKVSLAQYQKEILDCDAIISTLPGYQKWYRYTYLREGNTPEKRDGMRSFLKQHNYRNAYVSLDTSDWRLNEKLVEVLGKNPQADVSVIKRAYLAHIRQRAEAYRALSWQLQGRDIPQVLLMHHNLINALWLDDVLAQFKDMGWKFTTPAAAFSDPVYQLVPDRLASGQSLLLSMGRILGLGKFPGGERLVDDGDFEIEELKRQGL; encoded by the coding sequence TTGAAACTCTCCGCTTATTTAAGCAGCGCCACCGCTTCGGTATTTTTTATTGCCTGTATTTCGTTGGCAGCAGATGCAAGTGCGCAAACAGTGGCTATCACTATCGACGATGGCCCCAATCTGGAACAGACGCCCAGGCTGAGCCCTGAGCAGCGCAATCTGGCCATGCTCAAGGCGCTGTCCAGGCATGGTGTCACTGCTGCCCTGTTTGTCACTGCCAATTATGCAGCCACTCAACCTGCCGGTTATGCGCTGGCCAAAGCCTGGGGCGATGCGGGGCATGCTGTTGGTAACCACAGCATGAGTCACCCTGACCTGCATAGCGACAAAGTCAGTCTTGCACAATATCAAAAGGAAATCCTTGATTGCGACGCCATCATCAGCACCTTGCCCGGCTATCAGAAATGGTATCGCTATACTTATCTGCGCGAAGGTAATACACCAGAAAAACGCGATGGCATGCGCAGCTTTTTGAAGCAGCATAACTACCGTAATGCCTATGTCAGCCTGGATACCAGCGACTGGCGCCTGAATGAAAAATTGGTAGAAGTGCTGGGAAAAAATCCCCAGGCAGATGTGAGTGTCATCAAGCGCGCTTACCTGGCCCATATACGCCAGCGCGCCGAAGCTTATCGCGCCCTGTCGTGGCAATTGCAGGGGCGCGACATACCGCAAGTCTTGCTCATGCATCATAACCTCATCAATGCCCTGTGGCTTGATGATGTGCTGGCCCAATTCAAGGATATGGGCTGGAAGTTCACGACCCCGGCTGCGGCATTCAGTGATCCAGTCTATCAACTGGTACCGGATCGTTTGGCATCAGGACAAAGCCTGTTGTTGTCCATGGGCAGAATACTGGGCTTGGGCAAGTTTCCTGGCGGAGAGCGTTTGGTCGATGATGGTGATTTTGAGATTGAGGAATTGAAGCGACAGGGTTTGTAA
- a CDS encoding helix-turn-helix transcriptional regulator, translated as MSNQQNQLDHLFSALGDTTRRAVLARLCQGPAAVSELALEFDMALPSFTQHLRVLEHSGLVVSEKNGRVRTYQLAPAGLKEAEQWLAAQRSDWEKRFNQLDAYLNKIKENHNV; from the coding sequence ATGTCAAACCAGCAAAATCAACTCGATCATCTGTTTTCTGCCCTCGGTGATACAACGCGGCGTGCTGTACTGGCGCGCCTGTGCCAGGGGCCGGCTGCAGTCAGCGAGCTGGCGCTGGAATTCGACATGGCTCTGCCTTCATTTACCCAGCATCTGCGGGTACTTGAGCATTCTGGCCTGGTAGTGTCTGAAAAAAATGGCAGAGTAAGAACATACCAACTGGCACCAGCAGGCCTGAAAGAAGCAGAGCAATGGCTGGCTGCGCAGCGCAGCGATTGGGAGAAGCGCTTTAACCAACTGGATGCTTATTTAAACAAGATAAAGGAGAACCATAATGTCTGA
- a CDS encoding 3'-5' exonuclease has protein sequence MTEDQEVLLPPYPGIQEKDILLVQTPADAEQAYAEMLTADILGFDTESKPVFFKGQQSDGPHLIQLATDNKAYLFPTIKAQNTDAVKALLESKDILKVGFGLSDDMKRLKIKLGIVPQHVLDLARAMRESKQRDMGAKAAVAKYFGMQLQKSKKTSTSNWAAPALNDRQIMYAANDAQVALLVYRKWLALKQG, from the coding sequence ATGACAGAAGATCAGGAAGTTCTCCTCCCCCCTTATCCTGGTATCCAGGAAAAAGACATACTGCTGGTGCAGACGCCAGCAGACGCAGAGCAAGCCTATGCAGAGATGCTGACAGCCGATATTTTGGGTTTTGATACCGAATCCAAGCCAGTATTCTTCAAGGGCCAGCAATCTGATGGCCCGCATCTGATACAACTGGCTACCGACAACAAGGCTTATCTCTTCCCCACGATCAAGGCACAAAATACCGATGCCGTGAAAGCCTTGCTGGAATCGAAAGACATACTCAAGGTTGGCTTTGGACTCAGCGATGACATGAAACGCCTGAAGATCAAACTTGGCATTGTGCCGCAGCATGTGCTTGATCTCGCACGCGCCATGCGTGAGAGCAAGCAACGCGACATGGGCGCAAAAGCGGCGGTCGCCAAATATTTTGGCATGCAACTGCAAAAATCCAAGAAAACCTCGACCTCCAACTGGGCTGCCCCAGCCTTGAATGACAGGCAAATCATGTATGCCGCCAATGATGCGCAAGTGGCATTGCTGGTGTATAGAAAGTGGCTGGCACTAAAGCAAGGATAA
- a CDS encoding Asp/Glu/hydantoin racemase, giving the protein MQAQLVFLHTSPVHVAGFDALMQELAPGLKVHHHVDESLLIAAQQFGATDAAVIQKVEAAMHVASTNCATDYVGMVVCTCSSIGGIAERMNGRSGLRTARIDRAMADRAVALGPRILLVAALESTLDPTTELLMESARAASKTIEISTLLPEQAWGHFLQGDRQAYLQAISDAVRLALQDTTAGIDVVVLAQASMAAAAEELSDLGVEVLSSPRLGVARAISALTHA; this is encoded by the coding sequence ATGCAGGCTCAGCTCGTTTTTTTACATACTTCACCGGTACATGTCGCGGGCTTTGATGCCCTGATGCAGGAACTGGCTCCGGGACTTAAAGTACATCACCATGTTGATGAAAGCCTGCTCATCGCTGCGCAGCAGTTTGGTGCAACAGATGCTGCCGTCATTCAAAAAGTGGAGGCAGCGATGCATGTGGCTTCCACAAATTGTGCAACTGACTATGTGGGCATGGTGGTATGCACCTGTTCCAGCATAGGCGGGATTGCCGAACGCATGAACGGGCGTTCAGGTTTGCGGACGGCCAGGATAGACCGTGCCATGGCAGATCGCGCAGTCGCTTTGGGGCCGCGCATTTTGCTGGTCGCCGCGCTGGAAAGCACGCTTGATCCAACGACAGAGTTGTTGATGGAGTCGGCCAGGGCTGCAAGTAAAACGATAGAGATCAGTACTCTCTTGCCTGAGCAGGCCTGGGGGCATTTCCTGCAAGGCGACAGACAGGCTTATCTGCAAGCGATCAGTGATGCAGTCAGGCTGGCATTGCAGGATACAACTGCTGGCATTGATGTCGTGGTACTGGCACAGGCATCAATGGCAGCAGCGGCAGAAGAGTTAAGTGATCTGGGTGTCGAGGTGTTGTCCAGTCCCCGGCTTGGTGTGGCACGCGCCATCAGTGCATTGACACATGCTTGA
- a CDS encoding prolyl oligopeptidase family serine peptidase translates to MFSTPYSSSSSVSSVSSVSSFGHYKQRHLRKLAATALLVCLAYGAYVPAVHAAPVLADGAAAAVIPVSGKKVISHDVYANWRSIQGSVLSRDGNWAAYALVGQESDGEVVVRNLKDGREWRAPRGTTPAFSADGRYLAFAIAPTRVELDKAKKEKKKGDDLPKSGLGIMNLATGKVENLDRVKRFAWPEEGGNFLAVLFDAPKEAKKEAKKDAEPAAKDDEDQQAAAASAAAKKKDTGTEFLLIDVANAKRTSFKDVADFTWAKNGELLAFNIITKDAQKDAQKDAQKDTNKDAAREGVYLISPQDLTPRTVMAGAGSYKHMNFDEAGRQLAFVSNRDDLAKKNAEAEKSGKKNADTEKADKGDKSDKADKADKAEKEITAFNLYYWRAGDSEAKAVVTASTAGMPAGWLPSEHGSLSFSKDGQRLFFGTAELAKADPKDAPEPFKVDLWHWKDPELQSMQKVKAEKEKQRSYKAVFHIAEQRFVQLANKNIPNVLINDNPRFAMGASDVPYKMQQSWDALYHDAYAVDLQTGQPRLLAQKLRYVPSLSPGGKYVMAFDANSSIWYCWSTADGSKINLTGKIKARFEDTKRDTPEVKDAYGFAGWTEDDASVVLYDQFDLWEVNPQTQASRNVTAGYGRKYNLELRYVPVDTEKKPPADEPSPVAESKALPADSWMLAATNEGNRSTGYYQQNPKSGEPVKLIHGDKMFAGLIKAKKADTVLFTQQSFTEFPDLWSSNLALQNPQKISNANPQQAQFNWGKQEMIEYTSLDGKKLKALLAKPENFDPAKKYPMMVYIYENMSDNLHRYVAPAPAQNINVTRYLSNGYIVLRPDIVYKTGHPGKSAYNAVVPAVQKVLAQGYVDPKRVGIQGHSWGAYQVNYLITQTNMFRAVEAGASMANMISGYGGIRWGTGMSRAFQYEKQQSRIGGAPWNKTAEYIENSPIFYVDKVQTPYLTIHNDDDDAVPWYQAIEFFTALRQLGKEAYWFNFNGEKHGLKERDNIKYFTVHMAEFFDHYLLGSPRPEWMDKPVPYLERGKRDVMGQFKPVGGEG, encoded by the coding sequence GTGTTTAGCACGCCTTATTCCTCTTCTTCTTCTGTGTCTTCCGTTTCTTCTGTTTCTTCCTTCGGCCACTACAAACAGCGTCATCTGCGTAAGCTGGCTGCTACTGCCTTACTGGTATGTCTGGCCTATGGTGCCTATGTTCCTGCGGTCCATGCTGCCCCGGTATTGGCAGATGGCGCAGCAGCCGCAGTCATTCCGGTGAGTGGAAAAAAAGTCATCAGCCATGATGTCTATGCAAACTGGCGCAGCATACAGGGCAGTGTCCTGAGCCGCGACGGCAACTGGGCAGCTTATGCCTTGGTAGGGCAAGAGTCAGATGGCGAGGTCGTTGTCAGGAATCTGAAAGATGGCCGCGAGTGGCGTGCACCACGCGGCACGACACCAGCCTTCAGTGCGGATGGCCGCTACCTGGCTTTTGCGATTGCGCCAACCAGGGTAGAGCTGGACAAGGCCAAGAAAGAAAAGAAGAAGGGTGATGACTTGCCCAAGTCTGGCCTGGGCATCATGAATCTGGCGACGGGTAAAGTTGAAAACCTGGACAGGGTAAAGCGTTTTGCCTGGCCAGAAGAAGGCGGCAATTTCCTGGCAGTCTTGTTCGATGCACCCAAGGAAGCAAAGAAAGAGGCGAAGAAAGACGCCGAGCCTGCTGCCAAGGACGATGAAGATCAGCAAGCCGCTGCTGCCTCAGCCGCAGCAAAGAAAAAAGATACAGGCACAGAATTCTTATTGATCGATGTGGCAAATGCCAAGCGCACCAGCTTCAAGGACGTTGCTGATTTTACCTGGGCAAAAAATGGGGAATTGCTGGCTTTCAATATCATCACCAAAGATGCACAGAAAGACGCTCAAAAAGACGCGCAAAAAGATACAAATAAAGACGCTGCGCGCGAAGGCGTTTACCTGATCAGCCCGCAAGACCTGACACCACGCACCGTCATGGCAGGTGCAGGCAGTTACAAGCACATGAATTTTGATGAGGCAGGCCGTCAACTGGCTTTCGTCAGCAATCGCGATGATCTCGCAAAGAAAAATGCGGAAGCCGAAAAGTCTGGCAAGAAAAATGCCGACACCGAGAAGGCTGACAAGGGCGATAAGTCTGATAAGGCCGACAAAGCTGATAAGGCAGAAAAAGAAATTACTGCTTTCAACCTGTATTACTGGCGCGCAGGTGATAGCGAAGCCAAAGCGGTCGTGACGGCAAGCACCGCTGGCATGCCAGCAGGCTGGTTGCCCAGCGAGCATGGTAGCCTGAGCTTTAGCAAGGATGGCCAGCGCCTGTTCTTTGGCACTGCAGAATTGGCCAAGGCTGATCCCAAGGATGCACCGGAGCCTTTCAAGGTTGATCTCTGGCACTGGAAAGACCCTGAACTGCAATCCATGCAAAAGGTCAAGGCAGAGAAAGAAAAACAACGCAGCTATAAAGCAGTTTTCCACATTGCTGAGCAACGCTTTGTCCAGCTTGCCAACAAGAATATTCCAAATGTGCTGATCAATGATAACCCGCGTTTTGCCATGGGTGCCAGCGATGTGCCATACAAAATGCAGCAGTCTTGGGATGCACTGTATCACGATGCCTACGCAGTAGATTTACAAACTGGCCAGCCCCGTTTGCTGGCGCAAAAACTGCGCTATGTGCCCAGCCTGTCGCCAGGTGGCAAATACGTCATGGCCTTTGATGCCAATAGCAGTATCTGGTATTGCTGGTCAACCGCTGACGGTAGCAAGATCAACCTGACAGGCAAAATCAAGGCACGCTTTGAAGATACCAAACGCGATACGCCAGAAGTCAAGGACGCCTATGGTTTTGCGGGCTGGACAGAAGATGATGCCAGTGTCGTTTTGTATGATCAGTTCGATCTCTGGGAAGTCAATCCACAGACACAAGCGAGCCGCAATGTGACTGCCGGCTATGGCCGCAAGTATAATCTGGAATTGCGTTATGTTCCCGTCGATACCGAGAAAAAGCCGCCTGCAGATGAACCATCACCTGTCGCTGAATCCAAGGCTTTGCCAGCAGATTCATGGATGCTGGCAGCCACCAATGAAGGCAATCGCTCCACTGGTTATTACCAGCAGAACCCAAAATCTGGCGAGCCGGTAAAACTCATACATGGCGATAAAATGTTTGCCGGCCTGATCAAGGCCAAGAAGGCCGATACGGTTTTGTTCACGCAGCAAAGCTTTACAGAATTCCCGGACTTGTGGAGCAGTAACCTGGCTTTGCAAAATCCGCAAAAAATCAGTAATGCCAATCCCCAGCAAGCCCAATTCAACTGGGGCAAGCAAGAGATGATTGAATACACCAGCCTCGACGGCAAGAAGCTCAAAGCCTTGCTGGCCAAGCCTGAGAATTTTGATCCGGCCAAAAAATATCCGATGATGGTCTACATCTATGAAAACATGTCAGACAATCTGCATCGCTATGTTGCACCTGCCCCTGCCCAGAACATCAATGTCACCCGCTACCTGAGTAATGGCTACATCGTGCTGCGCCCGGACATCGTCTATAAAACCGGACACCCAGGCAAGAGCGCCTATAACGCTGTGGTACCGGCAGTGCAAAAAGTGCTGGCGCAAGGCTATGTCGATCCCAAACGCGTAGGTATACAAGGTCATAGCTGGGGTGCATATCAGGTCAATTACCTGATCACGCAAACCAATATGTTCCGTGCTGTCGAAGCTGGCGCATCCATGGCAAACATGATCAGCGGTTACGGCGGTATACGCTGGGGCACAGGCATGAGTCGCGCCTTCCAGTATGAAAAACAGCAAAGCCGTATTGGTGGTGCACCCTGGAACAAGACCGCAGAGTACATAGAAAATTCACCGATATTCTATGTCGATAAAGTGCAGACGCCTTACCTGACCATCCACAACGATGATGATGATGCAGTTCCGTGGTATCAGGCCATAGAATTCTTCACTGCATTGCGCCAGTTGGGTAAAGAGGCTTACTGGTTCAATTTCAATGGTGAAAAACACGGCCTCAAAGAACGTGACAACATAAAGTATTTCACGGTGCACATGGCTGAGTTCTTTGATCATTACCTGCTGGGCAGCCCGCGCCCTGAATGGATGGACAAGCCTGTGCCTTATCTGGAACGGGGCAAGCGGGATGTGATGGGGCAGTTCAAGCCTGTGGGGGGCGAAGGCTGA
- a CDS encoding dicarboxylate/amino acid:cation symporter yields the protein MQTSNNKATVSALPSGHGARWWKSFGPQIVIGLLAGVVVGLIARNMGTQGSEANWLQVALGAIGNAYVGLLKLMIPPLILTAVVSSIANLRRLQNAAQLATQTLIWFAITAFIAVAIGLTIGLLANPSAGAVVDAAKASAPSRTGSWWAFLNQLLPGNILGMTASSSVKLVGEKAVASTQLGFNVLQLLVISIAVGIAALKVGERAEPLLRFTDAVGAVVQKILWWIIRLAPIGTLALLGDAVASYGWDALGSLASFSASVYVGLLLVLFVVYPLLVKLHGLSVRQYFTGVWPAVQLGFVSRSSMGTMPLTERVTERYLGVPREYAAFAVPLGATTKMDGCASIYPAISAIFIAQFYGLHLDVTQLALIALVSVLGSTATAGTTGATVMLTLTLSTVGLPLEGVGLLLAVEPIIDMGRTAVNVAGQALVPTIVAKRLGLLNLELYNAERTAEALEAELVERQAA from the coding sequence ATGCAAACTTCAAATAACAAGGCGACTGTATCAGCATTGCCCAGCGGGCATGGCGCACGCTGGTGGAAGTCTTTCGGACCGCAGATAGTCATAGGTTTATTGGCCGGGGTGGTGGTGGGGCTGATAGCACGTAACATGGGCACACAGGGTAGCGAGGCTAACTGGCTGCAGGTTGCGCTTGGTGCAATTGGTAATGCCTATGTGGGCCTCTTGAAACTCATGATCCCGCCGCTGATATTGACGGCAGTGGTCAGCAGCATTGCCAATTTGCGTCGTTTGCAAAACGCAGCGCAACTGGCAACACAGACTTTGATCTGGTTTGCGATTACTGCTTTTATCGCAGTAGCCATAGGCCTCACAATAGGCCTGCTGGCGAATCCCAGTGCAGGTGCGGTAGTCGATGCTGCCAAGGCCAGTGCACCGTCCAGGACAGGTTCCTGGTGGGCTTTTCTGAATCAACTGTTACCGGGCAATATCTTGGGCATGACAGCCAGCAGCTCAGTCAAGCTGGTGGGGGAGAAAGCTGTTGCCTCCACACAGCTGGGTTTTAATGTCTTGCAATTGCTGGTGATCTCGATTGCAGTGGGCATCGCTGCACTCAAGGTCGGTGAGCGTGCCGAACCGCTGTTGCGTTTTACCGATGCAGTCGGTGCAGTGGTGCAAAAAATATTGTGGTGGATCATACGCCTGGCACCGATAGGTACGCTGGCCCTGCTGGGTGATGCGGTAGCCAGTTATGGCTGGGATGCGTTGGGCTCGCTCGCCAGTTTCAGTGCATCAGTGTATGTGGGTTTGCTGCTGGTCTTGTTCGTGGTGTATCCCTTGCTGGTCAAGCTGCATGGCTTGTCCGTGCGCCAGTATTTCACAGGCGTCTGGCCTGCAGTACAACTGGGATTTGTCTCACGCTCGTCCATGGGTACCATGCCTCTGACAGAGCGGGTGACCGAGCGTTATCTCGGTGTCCCGCGTGAGTATGCAGCCTTTGCCGTGCCATTGGGCGCAACCACCAAGATGGATGGCTGTGCCTCGATTTATCCGGCGATCTCAGCTATCTTTATCGCGCAATTCTATGGTCTGCATCTGGATGTCACGCAGTTAGCCTTGATTGCCCTGGTTTCTGTACTGGGCTCAACCGCGACTGCCGGTACAACCGGTGCCACTGTCATGCTGACACTGACTTTATCTACCGTGGGCCTGCCATTGGAAGGTGTCGGCCTGTTGCTGGCTGTGGAACCCATCATTGATATGGGGCGTACTGCGGTCAATGTCGCAGGGCAAGCGCTGGTGCCGACGATAGTCGCCAAGCGCCTGGGTTTGCTGAATCTGGAACTCTATAATGCTGAGCGTACTGCAGAAGCGCTCGAAGCTGAGCTTGTCGAGCGTCAGGCAGCATAA
- a CDS encoding SRPBCC family protein has protein sequence MSDATTEEGKLDLVLERIVDIPPSLVWAAWTTPAHLLEWFTPAPWKTVDCEIDLKAGGIFRTVMRSPEGVDHDNAGCYLEVIPGKKLVFTDALGSGFRPTGNSFMTAIITFEPHETGTQYKAVVLHKNAEDKQKHMEMGFHQGWGTALDQLVAHMKKLN, from the coding sequence ATGTCTGATGCAACGACGGAAGAAGGTAAACTTGATCTGGTGCTGGAGCGTATAGTCGATATCCCACCTTCTTTGGTGTGGGCTGCCTGGACTACGCCCGCCCATTTGCTGGAATGGTTCACGCCTGCTCCGTGGAAAACCGTGGATTGCGAGATAGACCTGAAAGCTGGCGGTATCTTCCGCACGGTCATGCGTTCGCCTGAAGGTGTCGATCACGACAATGCCGGTTGCTATCTCGAAGTCATACCCGGCAAGAAACTGGTGTTCACCGATGCACTGGGGTCAGGTTTTCGTCCTACCGGCAACTCCTTCATGACTGCCATCATTACTTTTGAGCCGCATGAAACGGGAACCCAGTATAAAGCAGTCGTCCTGCATAAAAACGCAGAAGACAAGCAAAAACATATGGAAATGGGATTCCATCAGGGCTGGGGCACGGCCCTCGATCAACTGGTCGCCCATATGAAAAAACTCAATTGA
- a CDS encoding VOC family protein produces MSIVSTHEPGAFCWVELGTSDQKAAKAFYGDLFGWGHQDNEMGLGSYYTIFQLKGHDAAAAYTLDPEQQAGIPPHWTIYVSTADAEATAKRSAELGGEVVVPAFDVYDLGRMAVLKDPTGAFHNVWQPGKNTGVGIHNEPGAFCWAQLNTSDTAKAEAYYKALFGWGASIGSDDTMTYTEWQQHGTAIGGMMVLPDGVMAPSHWRAYFSVEDCDATAAKAQALGAATYVPPSDIPNTGRFAVLADPQGAVFAIYEEN; encoded by the coding sequence ATGAGTATCGTAAGCACACATGAACCTGGTGCCTTTTGCTGGGTAGAACTTGGCACTAGTGATCAAAAAGCTGCAAAGGCATTTTATGGCGACCTGTTTGGCTGGGGCCATCAGGACAATGAGATGGGACTGGGAAGCTATTACACGATTTTTCAGCTCAAGGGTCACGATGCCGCAGCAGCTTATACTCTGGACCCTGAACAGCAGGCTGGCATACCGCCGCACTGGACTATCTATGTATCGACAGCAGATGCAGAGGCCACGGCAAAGCGCAGCGCAGAATTGGGTGGTGAAGTCGTGGTCCCGGCATTTGATGTTTATGACCTGGGCCGCATGGCGGTATTAAAAGATCCTACCGGCGCCTTCCATAACGTCTGGCAACCGGGTAAAAATACGGGTGTAGGCATACATAATGAGCCTGGCGCTTTTTGCTGGGCACAGCTCAATACCAGTGACACGGCAAAAGCTGAAGCCTATTACAAAGCCTTGTTTGGCTGGGGTGCTAGCATAGGCAGTGATGACACCATGACTTATACAGAATGGCAGCAACATGGCACTGCCATAGGCGGCATGATGGTTTTGCCAGATGGTGTCATGGCACCATCACACTGGCGGGCCTATTTCAGCGTTGAAGACTGCGACGCTACAGCTGCAAAAGCACAGGCCCTGGGTGCGGCGACGTATGTGCCACCGAGTGATATTCCAAATACTGGTCGCTTTGCAGTTCTGGCTGATCCTCAGGGTGCCGTGTTTGCGATTTATGAAGAAAATTAG
- a CDS encoding LysR family transcriptional regulator encodes MDKFQAMQVFIAVVEQSSFTRAAEQLQMPRASVTLSIKQLETHLGTRLLQRTTRQVNTTADGDAYYQRCVRLLADLEETESAFSHSLLNPRGKLRINLQGSLGKSFVVPALPGFSARYPLIELEVGMSDRLVDLVREGVDCVLRGGELRDSSMIAKRVALMTQITCASSAYLQKHGVPKALDDLPAHLAVNYFSSQTGRNMDFEFVVDGKTQTLPLKGQLAVNDVDAYVAGAEAGYGLIQLPRFHVAAQLAAGSMQEVLSEMRPPPIPVSILYPHHRQLSPRVRVFVEWLTELMETHADKFKA; translated from the coding sequence ATGGACAAATTCCAGGCTATGCAAGTCTTTATCGCCGTGGTGGAGCAAAGCAGCTTCACCCGCGCTGCCGAGCAATTGCAAATGCCCAGGGCCAGCGTGACCCTGAGTATCAAGCAACTGGAAACCCATCTTGGCACACGTCTCTTGCAAAGAACCACGCGCCAGGTCAATACCACGGCGGACGGCGATGCCTATTACCAGCGTTGCGTGCGCCTCCTGGCTGACCTGGAAGAAACTGAATCTGCATTCAGCCACAGCCTGCTCAATCCGCGTGGCAAGCTCAGGATTAATTTGCAAGGATCGCTGGGCAAATCGTTTGTGGTCCCGGCCCTGCCAGGCTTCAGTGCCAGATACCCTTTGATAGAGCTGGAAGTCGGCATGAGCGACCGTCTGGTTGATCTGGTACGGGAAGGCGTCGATTGCGTCTTGCGTGGTGGCGAGTTGCGCGATTCCAGCATGATCGCCAAACGGGTAGCGCTGATGACGCAAATTACCTGTGCCAGCAGCGCTTACCTGCAAAAACATGGCGTGCCCAAGGCGCTGGATGATCTGCCTGCCCATCTGGCAGTGAATTATTTCTCATCACAGACGGGCCGGAATATGGACTTTGAATTTGTCGTCGACGGTAAAACACAGACATTGCCATTAAAGGGGCAACTGGCGGTCAATGACGTCGATGCCTATGTAGCTGGCGCAGAAGCGGGTTATGGCCTGATACAACTGCCACGCTTCCACGTTGCTGCCCAACTCGCTGCTGGCAGCATGCAGGAAGTTTTATCGGAGATGCGGCCACCGCCTATACCGGTATCCATACTCTACCCTCACCACCGGCAATTATCGCCCAGGGTCAGGGTATTCGTAGAGTGGCTGACTGAGCTGATGGAAACGCATGCCGACAAATTCAAGGCCTAA
- a CDS encoding acyltransferase family protein has protein sequence MTTANTDQRLHSLDNLRAIMMWLGIVVHVSVNYMINPSPTPWRDSQTSLLADLLIVFIHAFRMPVFFILAGFFVAMLVAKRGMAAMLRQRVRKLVWPFMVFWPLLLICMSLLVAVYAHLNAFGTMGVDFELIPKVPGRPRVSLLHLWFIYYLFLYCLVYALLLRWSAFVPLGLQDGFANIWKILCNNWWGIFLLTLPLAFAGSFYRNGMVTPLGSFMPHPAEFIHSGMFFSCGIFLYRFQADLLPRFERRCWSYLCAGLPVFVVFLALVKSGGNTESANPGMQAVMAYLYNSVSWLWSFALIGLFLRYLPTQNRLLSYLADSSYWVYLVHMLATMGFGILLYHSPFGAIGRMMCNILLTSLFCLLSYHLLVRRGLIERFLNGGASKKNVDAGSVNPRVSG, from the coding sequence ATGACTACTGCTAATACTGATCAGCGCTTGCACTCCCTTGATAATCTCAGGGCCATTATGATGTGGCTGGGCATCGTCGTGCATGTATCGGTGAACTATATGATCAATCCATCACCTACGCCCTGGCGCGATAGCCAGACCAGTTTGCTGGCGGACTTATTGATCGTCTTCATCCATGCTTTTCGCATGCCTGTGTTTTTCATCCTGGCTGGATTTTTTGTTGCCATGTTGGTGGCAAAGCGTGGCATGGCAGCCATGCTGCGTCAGCGTGTACGCAAGCTGGTTTGGCCTTTCATGGTGTTCTGGCCTTTGCTGTTGATCTGCATGAGTTTGCTGGTGGCAGTGTATGCGCATCTGAATGCTTTTGGGACTATGGGTGTCGATTTTGAGTTGATTCCGAAAGTACCGGGCAGGCCGCGGGTATCACTGCTGCATCTGTGGTTCATCTATTACCTGTTCCTGTATTGTTTGGTGTATGCGCTGCTGCTGCGTTGGTCCGCCTTTGTTCCACTGGGGCTACAAGATGGTTTTGCCAATATATGGAAAATACTATGCAATAACTGGTGGGGTATATTTCTTCTGACATTACCTTTGGCGTTTGCCGGGAGCTTCTACCGCAATGGCATGGTAACGCCGCTGGGTTCTTTCATGCCGCACCCGGCAGAATTTATCCATAGCGGCATGTTTTTTAGCTGCGGGATTTTCCTGTATCGTTTTCAGGCAGATTTGCTGCCCCGTTTTGAGCGCAGGTGCTGGTCATATCTTTGCGCCGGCTTGCCAGTCTTTGTCGTGTTCCTGGCGTTGGTCAAAAGTGGTGGCAATACAGAGTCTGCCAACCCAGGCATGCAGGCCGTCATGGCGTATTTATACAATAGCGTGAGCTGGCTCTGGAGTTTTGCACTGATAGGCTTGTTTCTGCGTTATCTGCCAACTCAGAACCGTTTGCTGTCTTATCTGGCAGACAGTTCTTACTGGGTTTATCTGGTGCACATGCTGGCGACGATGGGCTTTGGCATCTTGCTATATCACAGCCCTTTTGGCGCTATTGGAAGAATGATGTGCAATATCCTGCTGACCAGCCTGTTTTGCCTGCTGAGCTACCATCTGCTGGTGCGCCGCGGCTTGATAGAGCGCTTCCTGAATGGGGGCGCGAGCAAAAAAAACGTTGATGCAGGCTCGGTCAATCCAAGGGTTTCTGGCTAA